In Vigna unguiculata cultivar IT97K-499-35 chromosome 3, ASM411807v1, whole genome shotgun sequence, a single genomic region encodes these proteins:
- the LOC114179953 gene encoding uncharacterized protein LOC114179953 isoform X2: MSAIIVCGKRSALFQELPPKRTRCSSSSSPVRLSPSSLLHHLAALFPDMDNHLLEKALEDCGNDIDSAIRSLNQLRLGASTPPLRSTPIASDATLQSQGEGQYDAEVSASQDPVAGQNYPTNGAEWVELFVKEMMNASNMDDAKARASRMLEALEKSICMRTSVETERNFHQENTALKEQVEALVQENVILKRAICIQHERQKEYEDRDVELQQLKQLVSQYQEQVRALEVNNYALTMHLKQAEQSSSIPGRFHPDVF, from the exons ATGTCTGCGATCATAGTGTGCGGGAAGAGATCAGCGCTGTTCCAAGAGCTTCCTCCAAAGAGGACCcgttgttcttcttcttcttccccggTTCGCCTCTCTCCCTCTTCCCTCCTCCACCACCTCGCCGCCTTGTTCCCGGACATGGACAACCACCTCCTCGAGAAAGCCCTCGAAGATTGCGGCAACGACATCGACTCCGCTATCAGAAGCTTAAACCAGCTTCGCTTAGGAGCTTCAACACCTCCTCTTCGTTCCACTCCCATTGCATCTGATGCTACTCTTCAATCGCAAG GTGAAGGGCAATATGATGCAGAAGTTTCAGCTTCTCAGGACCCGGTTGCTGGACAAAATTATCCCACAAATGGTGCTGAATGGGTGGAGCTTTTTGttaaagagatgatgaatgcttCAAACATGGATGACGCTAAAGCTCGAGCATCAAGAATGTTAGAGGCGTTGGAGAAGTCAATTTGCATGAGAACAAGTGTTGAAACAGAGCGAAACTTTCACCAG GAAAATACGGCGCTGAAGGAACAAGTGGAGGCCCTTGTTCAAGAAAATGTGATTCTGAAGCGTGCTATCTGTATTCAGCACGAACGCCAAAAAGAATATGAAGATAGAGATGTAGAGTTGCAGCAATTGAAGCAATTAGTGTCACAGTACCAGGAACAGGTAAGAGCTTTAGAGGTAAACAATTATGCCCTGACAATGCACCTAAAGCAGGCAGAGCAAAGCAGTTCCATCCCTGGGCGTTTTCATCCAGATGTTTTCTAG
- the LOC114179953 gene encoding uncharacterized protein LOC114179953 isoform X1, translating to MSAIIVCGKRSALFQELPPKRTRCSSSSSPVRLSPSSLLHHLAALFPDMDNHLLEKALEDCGNDIDSAIRSLNQLRLGASTPPLRSTPIASDATLQSQVGEGQYDAEVSASQDPVAGQNYPTNGAEWVELFVKEMMNASNMDDAKARASRMLEALEKSICMRTSVETERNFHQENTALKEQVEALVQENVILKRAICIQHERQKEYEDRDVELQQLKQLVSQYQEQVRALEVNNYALTMHLKQAEQSSSIPGRFHPDVF from the exons ATGTCTGCGATCATAGTGTGCGGGAAGAGATCAGCGCTGTTCCAAGAGCTTCCTCCAAAGAGGACCcgttgttcttcttcttcttccccggTTCGCCTCTCTCCCTCTTCCCTCCTCCACCACCTCGCCGCCTTGTTCCCGGACATGGACAACCACCTCCTCGAGAAAGCCCTCGAAGATTGCGGCAACGACATCGACTCCGCTATCAGAAGCTTAAACCAGCTTCGCTTAGGAGCTTCAACACCTCCTCTTCGTTCCACTCCCATTGCATCTGATGCTACTCTTCAATCGCAAG TAGGTGAAGGGCAATATGATGCAGAAGTTTCAGCTTCTCAGGACCCGGTTGCTGGACAAAATTATCCCACAAATGGTGCTGAATGGGTGGAGCTTTTTGttaaagagatgatgaatgcttCAAACATGGATGACGCTAAAGCTCGAGCATCAAGAATGTTAGAGGCGTTGGAGAAGTCAATTTGCATGAGAACAAGTGTTGAAACAGAGCGAAACTTTCACCAG GAAAATACGGCGCTGAAGGAACAAGTGGAGGCCCTTGTTCAAGAAAATGTGATTCTGAAGCGTGCTATCTGTATTCAGCACGAACGCCAAAAAGAATATGAAGATAGAGATGTAGAGTTGCAGCAATTGAAGCAATTAGTGTCACAGTACCAGGAACAGGTAAGAGCTTTAGAGGTAAACAATTATGCCCTGACAATGCACCTAAAGCAGGCAGAGCAAAGCAGTTCCATCCCTGGGCGTTTTCATCCAGATGTTTTCTAG